A genomic segment from Oceanispirochaeta sp. M1 encodes:
- a CDS encoding YdcF family protein, which translates to MFYISKIITAFIMPPGLILAVMIFILFFIRKKRFPFFLLLSLTLFFYLLSSRFISEALIYPLESYAVEAGRDAYGEAELIVVLGGGSVVQKDENDRLRNSPANVTADRLLEAILLQKETGLPLLFTGGNVLKGRDAPGEAEGVRIILKRYGLSEDMYILESESRNTYENALYSSEKTSYRDIILISSAFHLKRAALCFEASGFRISSLRAVDLRVDEKKISVLDFLPSMGALQNSYTALHEYWGLLYYRLYYFSSV; encoded by the coding sequence ATGTTCTATATTTCCAAGATCATAACAGCCTTTATTATGCCTCCCGGCCTCATTCTGGCTGTTATGATTTTTATTCTTTTCTTTATCCGTAAAAAAAGATTTCCATTTTTTCTGCTCCTCAGTCTTACACTGTTCTTCTATCTATTAAGCAGCAGGTTCATTTCTGAAGCTCTGATCTATCCTCTGGAAAGCTATGCTGTGGAAGCTGGGAGGGATGCTTATGGTGAAGCTGAACTAATAGTTGTTCTGGGGGGAGGCAGCGTTGTACAAAAAGATGAAAACGATCGGCTCCGGAACAGTCCTGCAAATGTAACTGCAGACCGTCTTCTTGAAGCAATACTGCTGCAGAAAGAGACTGGGCTGCCCCTGCTGTTTACAGGAGGGAATGTTCTTAAGGGCAGGGATGCCCCCGGTGAGGCCGAGGGTGTCCGGATAATCCTGAAACGCTACGGACTCTCTGAAGATATGTATATTCTTGAATCAGAGAGCCGTAATACCTATGAAAATGCTTTGTACTCATCAGAAAAAACCTCGTATAGAGATATTATTCTGATAAGCTCTGCATTTCATCTGAAACGGGCTGCCCTTTGCTTTGAAGCATCCGGTTTCAGAATATCCTCACTTAGAGCCGTAGACTTAAGGGTAGATGAAAAGAAAATAAGTGTTCTTGATTTTCTACCTTCCATGGGAGCCCTGCAGAACAGTTACACAGCACTCCATGAGTACTGGGGACTGCTCTACTACCGGCTCTATTATTTTTCTTCAGTCTGA
- a CDS encoding DUF1015 domain-containing protein yields MNYKDKLAGCGIAIPEILLPRKFGSLQSWSVVACDQFSSDREYWENEKKRTEGRESTLNMILPECYLDESDVRVPEINKTMKEYIDKDVLGPAGTGFVYLNRSTPYAAKRSGLMVALDLENYSYEIGAECGVRPTEGTVLERLPVRAEIRKNAVLDLPHILVLLNDSENKLFSYLEKRESELKKVYDFDLADNAGHLSGALVSDDKDLEALAEIFTELNEAGDFLFAVGDGNHSLGAAKQLWNKIKDETGNMDHPSRYALVELENIHDAGVHFHPIHRVLFDCKSDDFKTDLLAFPGVSIKDADSQKDMVREVKSLSAEGKFALGMITASEYSVVTMDNKEAFLASEAFHKFLDPWMEKGSFSEIDYIHGDDVLRELSEKEGNIGFYLPPVNKSTFFSFISSRGPMPRKTFSIGEAEEKRYYLESRKLVP; encoded by the coding sequence ATGAATTATAAAGATAAACTGGCTGGCTGTGGTATAGCCATTCCTGAGATACTTCTGCCCCGGAAATTCGGCTCTCTCCAGAGCTGGTCTGTTGTAGCATGTGATCAGTTTTCTTCAGACCGGGAGTACTGGGAGAATGAGAAGAAACGGACAGAAGGCCGTGAGAGTACACTGAACATGATACTCCCCGAATGCTATCTGGATGAATCGGATGTTCGAGTTCCTGAAATCAATAAAACCATGAAAGAATATATTGATAAGGATGTCCTTGGTCCTGCGGGCACGGGATTTGTTTACTTGAACAGATCCACTCCATATGCTGCTAAAAGAAGCGGCCTAATGGTCGCCCTTGATCTGGAAAACTACAGCTATGAAATTGGAGCTGAATGCGGAGTACGTCCCACAGAGGGAACTGTACTGGAACGCCTTCCTGTTAGAGCCGAAATCAGAAAAAATGCTGTTCTTGATCTTCCCCATATCCTGGTTCTTCTGAATGATTCTGAAAATAAGCTTTTCTCCTATCTGGAGAAGAGAGAATCAGAATTGAAAAAGGTCTATGATTTTGATCTGGCAGACAATGCCGGACATCTTTCAGGAGCCCTTGTCTCAGATGATAAAGATCTGGAAGCCCTGGCTGAAATTTTTACTGAACTGAATGAGGCAGGAGACTTTCTCTTTGCAGTAGGTGACGGGAATCACTCTCTGGGTGCCGCCAAACAGTTATGGAATAAAATCAAGGATGAAACAGGTAATATGGATCATCCTTCCCGTTATGCTCTGGTTGAACTGGAAAATATTCATGATGCGGGTGTTCATTTTCATCCTATACACCGTGTTCTTTTCGACTGTAAGAGTGATGATTTCAAGACAGACCTTCTCGCTTTTCCAGGGGTTTCCATCAAAGATGCAGATTCACAGAAGGATATGGTAAGAGAGGTTAAGTCTCTCAGTGCTGAAGGTAAATTTGCCCTGGGTATGATTACTGCATCTGAATATTCAGTCGTAACTATGGATAATAAGGAAGCATTCCTGGCCTCTGAAGCCTTTCACAAATTTCTTGATCCATGGATGGAAAAAGGTTCTTTTTCTGAAATTGATTATATTCATGGAGATGATGTACTCAGAGAACTCTCTGAAAAAGAGGGGAATATCGGGTTTTATCTTCCCCCTGTGAATAAATCCACCTTCTTCTCGTTTATAAGCAGCCGTGGTCCTATGCCGCGCAAGACTTTCTCCATCGGAGAAGCTGAAGAGAAACGATATTATCTGGAAAGCCGTAAACTGGTACCCTGA
- a CDS encoding Lrp/AsnC family transcriptional regulator, protein MDKLNKGILRQLQDGRKSYKNIAEELEVTENTVRSRVRRMEEMGILDISGHVDADKVEDLQIIMIGIRTSSMDYIAKGEEISNLPGVISVAVVTGRFDLIVTVELADDRQMLDFLKNELSAVDSIEAIETFVIYKGFNLKVPYLQ, encoded by the coding sequence ATGGATAAGTTGAATAAGGGCATCCTGCGACAACTGCAGGATGGCCGTAAATCATACAAAAATATTGCTGAAGAGCTTGAAGTTACCGAAAATACTGTCCGTTCCCGCGTACGCAGGATGGAAGAGATGGGTATTCTTGATATCAGCGGCCATGTGGATGCTGATAAGGTTGAGGATCTCCAGATCATTATGATCGGTATACGTACCAGTTCGATGGACTATATTGCCAAAGGTGAGGAGATCAGTAATCTGCCGGGTGTTATTTCAGTTGCCGTTGTTACAGGACGTTTTGATCTTATTGTGACTGTGGAACTGGCTGATGACAGGCAGATGCTGGACTTTCTTAAGAATGAACTGTCCGCCGTGGACAGCATTGAGGCTATCGAAACTTTTGTAATTTATAAGGGTTTCAACCTCAAGGTTCCTTATCTGCAATAA
- the serC gene encoding phosphoserine transaminase, translating into MGHARNFYAGPSVLPVSVLEEIQKEMVDYKGSGLSLMETSHRSPEYSEVHYNAINLFKEIFSVPDNFKVLFIGGGATMQFSMIPMNFLSDGRSCDFTLTGAWSKKAYSDAVKLGKVNVLFDGKDDNYSSLPDASTLKVSKDASYLHMTSNETIGGIQWKDWPDTGDVPIICDMSSDIMSRPIPFEKFGMIYAGAQKNLGPSGFAVVIIRDDMLEKVNPEITAYLDYRIHASKDSLYNTPPVFPIYAMSLVLQKVKDSGGLDAVVKRNAEKAALIYGAIDGSNGFYRSPVEPSIRSEMNVVFTMASEEIEKEFVAEAKKRQMYGLKGHVSVGGCRASIYNSLPLEDVVALVDFMKEFQKAKS; encoded by the coding sequence ATGGGTCACGCAAGGAATTTTTATGCAGGACCTTCTGTTCTGCCCGTATCTGTACTGGAAGAGATTCAGAAGGAAATGGTTGATTATAAGGGATCTGGTTTGTCGTTGATGGAAACAAGCCACCGATCGCCTGAATACAGTGAAGTACACTACAATGCAATTAATCTTTTCAAAGAGATATTCAGTGTTCCGGATAATTTCAAGGTTCTGTTTATCGGCGGCGGCGCCACCATGCAGTTTTCAATGATTCCCATGAATTTTTTAAGTGATGGAAGAAGCTGTGATTTTACTCTCACAGGTGCCTGGTCTAAGAAAGCTTATTCTGATGCGGTGAAACTTGGAAAGGTAAATGTACTTTTTGACGGTAAAGATGATAACTATTCTTCACTGCCGGATGCTTCAACTTTAAAAGTAAGTAAAGATGCTTCATATCTTCATATGACTTCCAATGAAACTATTGGTGGAATTCAGTGGAAAGACTGGCCCGATACAGGAGATGTTCCTATTATCTGCGATATGTCCAGTGATATTATGAGTCGACCGATTCCATTTGAAAAATTCGGCATGATCTATGCCGGAGCACAGAAGAATCTGGGTCCCAGCGGTTTTGCAGTTGTCATTATCAGAGATGATATGCTTGAAAAAGTTAATCCTGAAATAACTGCTTATCTGGATTATAGAATTCATGCTTCAAAGGATTCTCTTTATAATACCCCCCCTGTATTTCCTATTTATGCAATGAGCCTTGTACTTCAGAAAGTGAAGGATTCAGGCGGACTGGACGCTGTAGTAAAAAGAAATGCCGAAAAGGCAGCTCTTATTTATGGTGCTATCGACGGCAGCAACGGTTTTTACCGCTCTCCTGTAGAACCATCAATCCGTTCTGAAATGAATGTTGTTTTTACTATGGCATCAGAAGAGATTGAGAAAGAATTTGTAGCCGAGGCTAAAAAGAGACAAATGTACGGTCTTAAGGGACATGTAAGTGTAGGTGGTTGCAGAGCTTCTATTTACAATTCTCTACCCCTTGAAGATGTTGTTGCACTTGTTGACTTTATGAAAGAATTTCAGAAGGCAAAATCCTGA
- a CDS encoding nitroreductase family protein, with translation MEIMSEILNRVSADSFLETPIPEESLQNILNAGRIAPSAKNRQPWRFIVLRDPLLKEKIKDSAYGDERFSQAPVAIAACTTNIGYRMPNGELSYPVDLSFAISFMMLQAEHEGLGSSVITTYREDEIKKILTIPYSMKVLMMLLIGKTEKNGDREIRLPMDRVVSFDHW, from the coding sequence ATGGAAATAATGTCCGAAATATTGAATCGAGTCTCAGCGGATTCTTTCCTGGAGACCCCAATACCGGAAGAATCATTACAGAATATTCTGAATGCAGGACGTATAGCTCCCTCAGCTAAAAACAGACAGCCTTGGCGTTTTATTGTCCTCAGGGATCCTCTTTTAAAAGAGAAAATCAAGGACAGCGCCTATGGTGATGAACGTTTTAGCCAGGCTCCCGTTGCCATCGCTGCCTGCACCACGAATATAGGCTACCGTATGCCTAACGGTGAACTTTCCTATCCAGTAGATCTCAGTTTTGCCATATCCTTTATGATGCTTCAGGCGGAGCATGAAGGCTTAGGGTCATCAGTTATCACAACATATAGAGAAGATGAAATCAAAAAAATACTTACAATACCCTATTCCATGAAGGTGCTTATGATGCTATTAATTGGAAAAACTGAAAAAAACGGAGATCGTGAGATCAGACTTCCTATGGATAGAGTAGTTTCATTTGACCACTGGTGA
- a CDS encoding Zn-dependent exopeptidase M28, with protein MPRALLILTFLILIPISLFSETLQPDTLDLFHRTEALIYSMDQRSEGSDEEQAVFSFIEDYLISKDISFEKQSLDDVEDRHSFSQNLIVRIPGIIEDEFIIAAAVDSYEESGKTAMNPALALSFINEWSERKPALSLTFIFTSGDTISRGFLGSHNFLNNYSFSNPAALLYLNLSDNKMLPEIFGSMEYLNTPEWFMEENREALQQAGLEYRIDSTALLINRAGLDTKQLAFSEFLNEDIPSISLLSSSLEGTDIDANPGQYFQYLHNMLTQLAGGIPETWENHYIYVGLRRDVLFHISEIQVLLFFMIAVSFSMLFPLFQERRISLNFKKFRKQLWTIPVIIFLCFLFFMLTTLMLEELLLFLEYKFIWELYPLYFFLLKGSGAIFLSILFINVMRGLPFPRNPHFYSYIAFIISLINLVIVLFISISFTPIMLLSLISVFLFVSFRNKSLKRLFMILSILPQFLVLIFLFSRDYTGVYEFFILSRVRGNWLLTFLTLPFICQLSSLSFYHHHYDKSRQEAKTALMTFTLGLSTAFLIYYSAQLNPYDKGYLQIVQLEDVMNLDRNIRELSLSSTDDMGSGFIIHNDKVIPLEDGGENLRIQGDVIESSLETIWESNEFLDRRLIDLTIESLLEPEEIILELKSDAPLVLYDCPFPYEIQPDLRSGRIYIGLNPPMPLNIPLVFSKNSKPDLLITALKGNSTYDLVLDKEDIDIKKRTIIKKTIRFDEFIRDKTESQ; from the coding sequence ATGCCTAGAGCTTTATTGATCCTGACCTTCCTGATTCTTATACCAATCTCACTGTTTTCAGAAACATTGCAGCCCGATACTCTGGATTTATTCCACAGAACCGAAGCGCTGATTTATTCAATGGATCAACGCAGTGAAGGATCTGATGAAGAGCAGGCGGTTTTTTCATTCATTGAAGATTATCTGATCTCAAAAGATATATCCTTTGAGAAACAGTCTCTTGATGATGTTGAAGACAGACACTCCTTTTCCCAAAACCTTATCGTGAGGATTCCCGGGATAATTGAGGATGAATTTATCATTGCAGCGGCTGTGGACTCCTATGAAGAGAGCGGAAAAACGGCGATGAATCCCGCACTGGCTCTCAGTTTTATCAATGAATGGAGTGAAAGAAAGCCGGCCCTGAGTCTGACATTCATATTTACAAGCGGTGATACTATCTCCAGAGGATTCCTGGGCTCTCATAACTTTCTGAACAATTACAGCTTCAGCAATCCAGCGGCCCTTCTCTATCTGAATCTCAGTGACAACAAAATGCTACCTGAAATTTTCGGGAGCATGGAATACCTGAATACACCTGAATGGTTTATGGAGGAGAATCGGGAGGCTCTGCAGCAGGCGGGACTGGAATACCGGATCGACAGTACGGCTCTTTTGATCAACAGAGCCGGTCTGGATACAAAACAGCTGGCCTTCAGTGAGTTTTTAAATGAGGACATCCCTTCAATCAGTCTACTTTCCAGCAGCCTTGAGGGAACGGATATTGATGCCAATCCGGGTCAATATTTTCAGTACCTGCATAATATGCTTACTCAACTTGCCGGGGGAATACCAGAGACGTGGGAAAATCATTATATCTATGTCGGCCTCCGGAGAGATGTTCTATTCCATATAAGTGAAATTCAGGTACTGCTGTTTTTCATGATAGCTGTCAGTTTCAGTATGCTGTTTCCCCTTTTTCAAGAGAGACGGATCTCACTCAATTTCAAAAAGTTCAGAAAGCAGCTTTGGACGATTCCTGTTATCATCTTTCTATGTTTCCTTTTCTTTATGCTCACTACCCTGATGCTTGAAGAGCTTCTCCTATTTCTCGAATATAAATTTATCTGGGAACTTTATCCTCTCTACTTTTTTTTACTGAAAGGTTCAGGAGCCATTTTTCTCTCCATTCTTTTTATCAATGTGATGAGAGGCCTCCCTTTTCCCAGAAATCCTCATTTCTACTCCTATATTGCCTTTATTATCTCCCTGATAAATCTTGTAATTGTTTTGTTTATCAGTATCTCCTTTACACCTATCATGCTCTTGAGTCTGATCTCAGTATTTCTATTTGTATCTTTCAGAAATAAATCGTTGAAGCGCCTCTTCATGATTCTTTCAATACTGCCTCAATTTCTTGTACTGATTTTTCTATTCAGCAGGGATTATACGGGAGTTTACGAATTTTTCATCCTTTCAAGGGTCAGAGGAAACTGGCTTCTCACCTTTTTGACACTCCCCTTTATCTGTCAGCTCTCGAGTCTCAGCTTCTATCATCATCATTACGATAAGAGCAGACAGGAGGCGAAAACAGCGCTTATGACATTTACATTGGGACTGTCTACGGCTTTCCTTATCTATTATTCAGCACAGCTGAACCCATATGACAAGGGATATCTGCAGATAGTACAGCTTGAAGATGTGATGAATCTGGATAGAAATATAAGGGAGCTCAGCCTCAGCAGTACTGATGATATGGGCTCCGGTTTTATTATTCATAATGATAAGGTTATTCCCCTTGAAGACGGAGGAGAAAATCTGAGGATTCAGGGAGATGTAATCGAATCATCCCTTGAAACGATATGGGAGAGTAATGAGTTTCTGGACCGCCGCCTCATAGACCTCACAATTGAATCCCTCCTTGAACCGGAGGAGATAATTCTTGAACTTAAATCGGATGCCCCCCTTGTACTCTATGACTGTCCTTTTCCATATGAGATACAGCCGGATCTAAGGTCAGGTAGAATCTATATAGGACTGAATCCCCCCATGCCTCTTAATATTCCTCTGGTCTTCTCAAAAAACTCCAAACCTGATCTTCTAATAACTGCTCTTAAGGGAAATTCCACTTATGATCTGGTTCTGGATAAAGAGGATATAGACATAAAAAAACGTACGATCATTAAGAAGACAATCCGTTTTGATGAATTTATCAGGGATAAAACTGAATCTCAGTAG
- a CDS encoding AMP-binding protein, giving the protein MPFKLTKNTIEEFHKEILNKYEKRPFLYFVDDEPITYGEYGVRVEKLRQKMANSGLLKADAVILLGPASPNWAIAFMSIMSAGLVVVPVMEDFPATDMDHIIKDSGAAAAFIAPSYKKKEGFPSLKDMLLFSLDDLEVLDKGKKIKNRPAITAFSDDNGYVDYKADEYGCYPVEPSDVAELLYTSGTTGHSKAVMLTHNNLVTNLYLGTDLIDDCFDEQGILLSLLPMAHSFGSTSAFLSTMYKGPRICFLKRKPTPEYLQIVFQKVRPTILGGVPLIFEKIFQKKITPLIESKKVLKWAIEHSSLARKGFYRVAGKGVLDYFGGKLKCIIIGGANFSTQVETFMVEGKIPYVLGYGLSETSPLITFSSLQDARFGSVGKAVLDTELRITNPDSDGTGDIEVKGPQIMKGYYRLPEETAAVFTDDGFFKTGDRGFVDDDGYLFIRGRSKNVIIGSSGENIYPEVIEIILASYSLVEESIVYLDDDKLTALVYPDQENLSVYSSTEDQNFLDEMEQIRKDLNQKLPVSSRIVNFKYRTEAFEKTPTKKIKRGLYIEGY; this is encoded by the coding sequence ATGCCTTTCAAATTAACTAAGAATACAATCGAGGAATTTCACAAAGAAATATTAAATAAATACGAAAAACGACCTTTTCTCTACTTCGTAGATGATGAACCCATCACTTATGGAGAGTATGGAGTCAGAGTTGAAAAATTACGTCAGAAAATGGCGAATAGCGGACTTCTCAAGGCAGATGCTGTTATTCTGCTTGGTCCCGCTTCTCCCAACTGGGCTATTGCCTTTATGTCTATAATGTCTGCCGGTTTAGTCGTTGTTCCTGTTATGGAGGATTTCCCTGCAACTGATATGGATCATATAATTAAAGATTCCGGGGCGGCAGCAGCATTTATTGCTCCCTCATACAAAAAAAAGGAAGGATTCCCTTCATTAAAAGATATGCTTCTGTTTTCACTGGATGACCTTGAAGTTCTGGATAAGGGGAAAAAGATAAAGAACAGACCCGCTATAACTGCTTTCAGTGATGATAATGGATATGTCGATTATAAGGCTGATGAATATGGCTGTTATCCTGTAGAACCATCGGATGTAGCTGAACTTCTCTATACATCTGGTACAACAGGCCACTCTAAAGCTGTAATGCTGACACATAATAATCTGGTTACCAATCTGTATCTGGGAACAGACCTGATTGATGACTGTTTTGATGAACAGGGTATTCTGCTCTCCCTGCTGCCCATGGCTCACTCTTTCGGATCAACATCAGCATTTCTCTCCACCATGTATAAAGGTCCCAGAATCTGTTTTCTTAAAAGAAAGCCTACTCCTGAATACCTTCAGATTGTTTTTCAAAAAGTAAGACCCACAATCCTGGGAGGAGTGCCTCTGATATTTGAAAAGATTTTTCAGAAAAAAATTACTCCCCTGATTGAATCAAAAAAAGTTCTTAAATGGGCGATTGAACACTCTTCTCTGGCACGTAAAGGCTTTTACAGAGTTGCAGGCAAGGGGGTACTGGATTATTTCGGAGGAAAACTTAAATGTATTATTATCGGAGGCGCCAACTTCAGCACTCAGGTCGAGACCTTTATGGTTGAGGGGAAAATACCCTATGTTCTGGGTTACGGCCTAAGCGAAACATCACCTCTGATAACTTTTTCTTCATTGCAGGACGCCCGATTCGGTTCCGTAGGGAAGGCTGTCCTGGATACTGAACTGAGGATAACAAATCCTGACAGTGACGGCACGGGTGATATCGAAGTGAAAGGTCCCCAGATCATGAAGGGCTATTACAGACTTCCTGAAGAGACAGCGGCAGTATTTACTGACGACGGTTTCTTCAAAACGGGTGACAGGGGATTTGTAGACGACGATGGCTATCTGTTTATCAGGGGCCGGAGCAAAAATGTAATTATCGGGAGTTCGGGAGAAAATATCTATCCCGAAGTAATCGAAATCATACTGGCATCCTATTCTCTGGTTGAAGAATCCATTGTTTATCTGGATGATGATAAGCTCACGGCTCTTGTTTATCCGGATCAGGAAAATCTATCAGTTTATTCCTCAACAGAGGATCAGAATTTTCTGGATGAGATGGAGCAGATAAGAAAAGATCTGAATCAGAAACTTCCTGTCAGTTCAAGAATTGTTAATTTCAAATATAGAACAGAAGCTTTTGAAAAGACTCCTACAAAGAAGATTAAAAGAGGTCTCTATATAGAAGGTTACTGA